Within Halorussus sp. MSC15.2, the genomic segment TGCCCGGCACCGAGCGCATCACGCTCGCTATCAAGCGATACCCCGACGGCACCGCTTCGACGTGGATGCACGAGCGCGACCCGGGCGACCGCATCGAAATCGAGGAACTGGACGGGAACCTCTTCCTCCGGGACCTCGACGCGGACGCGGCGTTCGTGGCGACCGGTACGGGGGTCACGCCGATGATAGCGATGGCCAAGCAGTACGTGCGCGAGGCCACCGGAACGGCCCACTTCTTCTTCGGGGAGACGGACGAGGAACACCTCTTCTACCGCGAGACGCTGGACCAGTTGGCGGCCGACTACCCGAGTTTCGACGTGACCTACGTCCTCTCGCAGGCCGACGAGGAGTGGCGAGGACCCGAGGGCCACGTGCAGGACCACCTCGCGGAGCATCTGGACGACTTCGAGGAGCGCGACTTCTACGTCTGCGGCGTGCCCGAGATGGTCGTCGAGACCCGGGAGTACCTCGCGGACCGCGGCGTGGACGAGGACCGGGTCTACGTCGAGGGCTGGGAGGGCGACGAGGTGTCGGACGGGGAAGGCTGAGCTACTCCCTGCGAGCGTCGGGCGCGTCGCTTCTCTCCGTCCTCGGACGGGTCGCCAGCGTGGTCCCGAGGACGTAGGCGGGGGCGCCGAGCAGCGCGCCGATGCACCCGAAGGCGACGAAGACCACCGTGATGGGACCGAGCGAGTGCTCGGTCAGCGGAAGCGACCAGATTAAGACAGCCGCATACAGCGCGAACGGGAGGAGCAAGAGACGAGGCGACGGCGTTCCGGCGCTCCGGCGGCGGCGGTCGTGACCGAGCGGGAACTGAAGGGCGAGCGAGAGCGACAGCAACAACTCGGAGACGACGACACTGCCGCCGGAGACGCGCCGGATGAAACGGACCAGCGCCGCGGGGTCGAACCCCCGCTCCGCGAGGACTGCGACCGCGACGCCGACTGCCGCGGCGAGCCACGGCCCGACAGTGCTGGGACGCCCGTCGCGGAAGTGACGCCCAACGTGGACGTGTCCGACCGAATACGCACCGAGCGTGAGGTACGCACCGGCGACGGCGTACAACCACGGAGTTTTGCCCCGGATGAGCGGGACGAAAGCGGGATAGAGCGGATGGCCGAGGAAGTAGAGTCCGAGCGCAACGACGGCCGCAGCGGTCCGCTTCGCGCCGGTGGTCCGTTCGGTGAACGACCAATCCAAGACGCGAACGACCGCGTAGAGTACCCCCGTGACGACCAGCGACGGGAGGACGACGCGTGCACCGAGATTCGCCACGAGCGCGTTCACATGATGGGCGAGAGACAGGACTGGTATGAGTCTTCTGGACGCCGCCTGCTGGCCGACAGTCGGACGTCCGGTCGCGTGCCGTCCTCGGACACGCCTCGCCTCACTGGTCCACCGCGAACGGACTCTCGGTCTCCGTCCAGTCCCACCCCGGAAGTCGCGTCTGGAACCCGGCCGCCAGCGCGGCGTCGAGGTCGTCCGCGCCCGCGGTCTCGCGGGCGTCGTCGGCGTGGACCGTCACGTCCGCGTAGTGGAAGGTGGCCTCGGCGAGCAGTCTGAGGGGCTGGTTCCCCGCGAGGGTTCCGGCGAGTTGTCGGCCGAGGAGTTCGTCCACCACGAACCCCGGGTAGTCGCCTTCGACGTCGAGTTCGCGCAGGACGGCGACCATCGCGGCGACGTTGACCGCCCGGTCGCCGTCGGCGAAGACGGCGTCCACTTCCCGGCGATAGTCGTCGGCGCTCACCTCGTCTACCGTGGTGTCGAACAGGTCGCCGAGGTCCGCGCGAACGTCGTTCAGCAGGGGCACCACGACGTCGGCCCGGCCGCGGACCCACTCGTACTCGTCGGCGACGCGCTCACGTGTTACTCGCATGGTTCGGACGAGGGGCGCGAGGGGTTTGGGTTTGCGCATTTTGAGAAGGCTTTTATAATATCGGGGACTAATGCCGCATAAGCGGGTTTTCCTGCGTCCCCGAGTGAGCGTCCGGTCTTCCCCGGTGTCCCGGGGACGAGGGCGACTCGCCGACACGCGAGTTTCAACACCCCGCGGAGAAGCGAAATCTATGCTGTGCTGTACTCTACGTCGTAGTCCTGATGGCAGTCCGACCGGTCCGACGTTCGTCCGCGAGCAGGGAGTTCGCGGCGGCACGGACCTGTCAGGAGTGACTGCACGGCCCAGAGGACAGCACGGACAGACGGAACGACTTTTTCACTATGAGTAAAGTAGACCAGCAACTCGAGGACCTGCGAGCAGAGATTACGAGCGAGTTACCGAGCGACATCTCGGTGTCGGACGTGAAGTACGAAGGCCCGGAACTGGTCGTGTACACGCGCGACCCCAAGAAGTTCGCCCGGAACGGCGACCTCATCCGGCAGTTGGCGAGCCAGCTCCGAAAGCGCATCACGGTCCGGCCCGACCCCGACGTGCTGTCGCGACCGAAAGACGCCCGGGACGAAGTGCTCGACGTCATCCCGGAGGAGGCCGGTGTGACCGACCTCGACTTCCACGCCGACACGGGCGAGGTCGTCATCGAGGCCGAGAAACCCGGCATGGTCATCGGCAAGCACGGGTCGACCCTCCGAGAGATAACCCAAGAGGTCGGCTGGACGCCCGAAGTCGTCCGCACGCCGCCCATCGAATCCTCCACCGTCTCGAACGTCCGGAACTTCCTGAAACAGGAGCGTGACGACCGCCGCGACATCCTCGAGAAGGTGGGTCGCCAGATTCACCGCGAGGAGATGTCCGACGACGAGTACGTCCGCGTGACGACGCTCGGGTGCTGTCGCGAGGTCGGTCGCGCCTCGTTCATCCTCTCGACGCCCGAGACCCGAATCCTCATCGACTGCGGCGACAAACCGGGTGCCGAAGGCGAAGTGCCGTACCTCCAAGTCGAGGAGGCGCTGGGTGCGGGCGCGAGTACCATCGACGCCGTCGTCCTCACGCACGCCCACCTCGACCACTCGGCGCTCATCCCGCTGCTGTTCAAGTACGGCTACGACGGCCCCATCTACACCACCGAACCGACTCGCGACCTGATGGGCCTGCTCCAGTTGGACTACCTCGACGTGGCGGCCAAGGAAGGCCGCGCGCCGCCCTACGAGTCCGAGATGGTCCGGGAGGCCATCAAGCACACCATCCCGCTTGAGTACGGCGACGTGACCGACATCGCGCCCGACGTGAAACTGACCCTCCACAACGCGGGTCACATCCTCGGGTCGGCGGTCTCGCACTTCCACATCGGCGACGGTCTCTACAACGTCGCGTTCTCGGGCGACATCCACTACGACGACACCCGCCTGTTCAACGGCGCGGTCAACGACTTCCCGCGCGTCGAGACCCTCATCCTCGAATCGACCTACGGCGGCCGCAACGACTACCAGACCGACCAAGAGGACTCCGAGCAGCGACTCAAGGAGGTCATCAACGAGACCTACGAGAAGGGCGGGAAGGTGCTCATCCCCGCCTTCGCGGTGGGTCGGTCCCAAGAGATGATGCTCGTCCTCGAAGAGGCGATGCGGAGCGGCGACATCCCCGAGA encodes:
- a CDS encoding ferredoxin--NADP reductase, with the translated sequence MTDTHEVTVRSVHQMTPSVKQFVLESDGYQFDFEPGQHTHVHFDRAESPAVDDAEPDDEEVVRPYTSTAMPGTERITLAIKRYPDGTASTWMHERDPGDRIEIEELDGNLFLRDLDADAAFVATGTGVTPMIAMAKQYVREATGTAHFFFGETDEEHLFYRETLDQLAADYPSFDVTYVLSQADEEWRGPEGHVQDHLAEHLDDFEERDFYVCGVPEMVVETREYLADRGVDEDRVYVEGWEGDEVSDGEG
- a CDS encoding beta-CASP ribonuclease aCPSF1, which translates into the protein MSKVDQQLEDLRAEITSELPSDISVSDVKYEGPELVVYTRDPKKFARNGDLIRQLASQLRKRITVRPDPDVLSRPKDARDEVLDVIPEEAGVTDLDFHADTGEVVIEAEKPGMVIGKHGSTLREITQEVGWTPEVVRTPPIESSTVSNVRNFLKQERDDRRDILEKVGRQIHREEMSDDEYVRVTTLGCCREVGRASFILSTPETRILIDCGDKPGAEGEVPYLQVEEALGAGASTIDAVVLTHAHLDHSALIPLLFKYGYDGPIYTTEPTRDLMGLLQLDYLDVAAKEGRAPPYESEMVREAIKHTIPLEYGDVTDIAPDVKLTLHNAGHILGSAVSHFHIGDGLYNVAFSGDIHYDDTRLFNGAVNDFPRVETLILESTYGGRNDYQTDQEDSEQRLKEVINETYEKGGKVLIPAFAVGRSQEMMLVLEEAMRSGDIPEMPVHLDGMIWEATAIHTTYPEYLRDDLRDRIFHEDENPFLADQFNHIDGGEEERREVADGDQCIILSTSGMVTGGPIMSWLEHIGPDPDSRMVFVGYQAQGTLGRRIQNGWDEIPMNRGGGRGRNGKLSLELDVETVDGFSGHADRQGLMNFVKTMNPRPEKVLCVHGDESSVQDLSSSLYHEFNMRTFAPKNLETFRFK